The DNA region CGGTAACGATGTTATCCCAGTCAATTTGCCATCTTCCATATGGATATAATCACCTTTTCTTAGCTCTGACAGTACCAACATCACATAACTACGAGATAGTCCTGAACGTTTAATAATATAAGAGGCTACTGTCACGGACTCTTTTACTGCATTGCTACTCTGATCTAAATCGATAAGCAGAGCGCGAATAAAAGCATAGTTACTGGAAGTGATGGTTCTCTCGTACATTTCAAAAAGTAAGCCTACATTATGCGACTGTATACAAATAAATGACTCATACAGATTTTCTTCTTTTATGATTCGGCGCGCTTCTTCGATGGACAAAGTCAATATGGTACTGGTTTTATTGGTCTTTATATAATGGTCAATTGTTGGGGTATAAAGATAAGCCAAACCAAAAATAGTAGGGCCTTCAGCATAACTCAATAAACGATCTTCACGATTCATATAGACAGGAAATACCCCTTTCTGAATACAGAAAACACGATCAGTAATGGGGTATTTGCTCCCTTTTTTAATTGTAACCTCTTCAATCTTATCGCTTTTTAGAAAAGCCTCTAACAGGACTTGAATATGCGTGTTGAATTCGCTGGATGGTGTGTACATTTTCTATACCTGCACAAGGATTTAGTTAACTATAGAATAAAAAATTGATGACAAGAAAATATTTTATAATATGAATTAATTGAAATTTAATTTCACTAAAAGTGATGTTAGCAGTTAATTAATCCATATAAATCGTGACTAATTTCATCTTCTTCATCAGGCTAAAAAGGATTGCTTTTATTTTTTACATGAAATTATTTTAATTCAAGGTGTTGTGATTTTTTCTTTAAATATTTATTGGATTTAATATCTTATAAAGCTATGCGCAATACATTGAACTGTGGGCTTTTATTATTTTGTTTCTAATCTATATTTATTATTAGATATGTTTCATATGGTAAAACATATTAACTTTATAGTTAATATGTTGATTATTAATATTTTAAATTTTAATGCTACTGCGGCGTTAGGATTCACTAACAAAATTGAATGGATGTTAATTTTGTTTCTTTACATAGAGATATAGGGATTTTATCTGTTTTCAGGAATATGTCGCCATCGGGCAGGTTCTTACCAGGATAAATCAAATGAACAAGAAACATAACATCAGAAACAGTTCCGAACACCGATTTAACTCTTTACATAAAGCGATAGTTCTCGCATTTCCGGCACTCTATTTAAGCCTATCCATGCCGATTCAGGCGGCAACCACGCTGACGGAAGGGCAGGATATTTATACTAATGGGCTGAATACCGGTGCGTATGATTTATTCCTGGGTGGCAACGTTAGCTGGAACACCATGTTTGCCATGAATAATGCGGCCAAAACGGTGATTACTATTGATGGCAATAACTACACCATAACCGCCAATGGCAGCAGTACTCAGCGCTTACTGGACATTACTCAAGTCAGCAACACTGTCTCTATCACCAATGCCACCATTACTTCTAAACCTTTCACCGGGCCACGTTACTCATTAATTCGGCTCTACCAGCTTAATGATAAAGTTGATATCAACCTTGAAGGCACTACGTTTCTGGATATCGGGCCGACGGATTACAACACTTATGCCTCTGCCGATTATGGCCCAATCTTATCGATTCGTGGCAGTACCGGTGGTGTGATGAATGTGGATGGTGGTACGGCCGGGGTACTGTTTAAAGGAAACCATGGACTGGCGGATCAGCCCGGTGTCGTCGGACTCTATTCAAATAACACCATGAATTTCACCGGCAAAGTGACCTTTGATAATAACTGGACTGCTAACTATGGTGGTGCGTTAACGGTCTTTGATATTGCCGGTAGTAAGATGAGTTTTGCCGGAGAGACTAACTTTACCAATAACCATTCCTCAGTGTTTGGCGGAGCTATCGATTTTTGGGGTGCCTCAGCGGTTATGGATTTCAACGGCCCCGCTACCTTTACTGGCAACTATGTTTACGGTACCACCACCAATTCTTTTGACTATCCCGATCATGTTGATGACCAGCATACCCGTGGGGGTGCAATCAACATTGGCTATCTGAGCCCGGGAGCCACTGGCCTTAATTTGAACTTTAATAACAACACTATCTTTAAAGGTAACTTTGTTATTGATCCTAAAACCAATTATAACGCGCTGGGTGGTGCGGTTAGTGCCTATGGTAATGGTGGTAACTATAACTATTTTATGAATTTTAACGGTGCCACCACGTTTGATGGTAACTACGTTTATTCATTAACCGGCTCCGGTTACGGTGGAGCGATTTATTATGATGCGGGTGCCGCGGCGACCTTAAATTTAGGGCAGGGTTCCAGTGTTATTAATAACTACGCCAAAACCCAGGGTGGCGGTATTTATCTGAAAACCGGGACGATTAACCTGAAAGCGAATGGAGGAGATATCCTCTTTCAGGGTAACCGTCAGGGGGCAAGTTTTGCTCTCATTGGTAGCGGACCGCTTTATGCGCCGGTTGTCGGTTCAGGAAATCCCAACGCTATCTATCTGGGCGGCACCGGAAGCCTGAATCTGGATACGTCTGCTGGTAATTTCATTCAGTTTTACGATCCTATTGCCTCGGTTTCTACCGCAACCATCACCGTGAATAAAACCGGAGCGGGTGAAGTTCTGTTTCATGGCAACAGTAGCAATCCGGGCGATCCGCTGTATAACTCCGATATTCAGACCAACACTAACGTTAACGGCGGGGCCTTCTCACTGACGAATGGCGTTAGCTATGGTAATTCCGGTTTTGGTATTTTTGCGGTCAATAATGGCGGTACGGTTCAGGGAAGTAACAACAGTATCCTGCAGGCGAAAAACATCAATATTAATTCTGGTGGTACGGTAGCCGCAAACGGTGGGATCTTTAACCTGAATGCAGGTACTGGCGGCGTGGTATCAACTGCCGGGCGATTTGGTGGATTTGGTACTATCGTTGCGCCAAGCATCTCGTTAAGCACCAGTGCAGCTAACGTTTCCACGGCAGATATTGCTGCGGGCAACACCTTAATTTTAGATAGCCTGTTAACCAATGCCGGGTCATTCAGTAAAGCGGGTGCCGGTACTTTAGTTCTCACTAAAACCAACACCTACACCGGTGCTACCAGCGTCAGTGAAGGTACATTACAAGCCAATAACACCAATGTTATTGCCGCCAGCTCCGGGCTAAATATAACCGGAGGTGTATTTAATTTAAACAACTTCAACCAAACGCTAAAAAGCCTGAGTGGTACCGGCGGTGCAATTACCACCGGTACCGGAGTATTAACGGTTAACAGCACTAATACTACAAGTTACGCCGGTACTATCAGCGGTAACGGTAATCTGCTCAAGCAAGGTACCGGAGGTTTAACCTTAACCGGTAATGTCACGCTTAATGCACCGGGCTCTGAGCTTCTGGTAACCGGCGGCAGTCTAAACATCAGCGGGGGTAGCCAGACTCAAATTACCAAAGGAACGGTGGATAGTAACGCGGCACTGAACCTCAGTGACACGGGTACCAACGTCCAGTTCAATGACTTGTATGTGGGTAATTCAGCCAGCAGTAGCAGCACCTTCTTCATTAACAGCGGCGCTCAGGCGCATATTAACAATATTCTGTATATAGGCTCACTGGCCAATTCGCAGGGTAGCGTGTTGGTTAACGGAGCCGGCACATTGCTGGATGCCAACAGCGTGTTGGTAGGGAATGGGGCAGGAGGTGGCACCCTTAATTTGAACAACTCCGGGGTGTTGTTAACCAGCAAACTCCAGCGAGGAACTGGCACCATCGGTGCGGTTGATTTTAACGGTGGAATTTTACAGGCTAAAGGTGACAGTACTGATTTTATCAGCGGGTTTTCTGAGGGTGAACTGACGTTAGGCGCGTCAGGAGGTACCATTGACTCAAACGGTTTTAATATCGCAACCGATAATATCTTTAACAGAACCGGCAGATTAACCAAGATCGGCAGTGGCACATTCACCTTAACCGGCGTTAACACCTATACTGGCGGCACCTCCGTATCAGGAGGAACACTACGTCTGACCGGAGTCGGTGCCGTTGGTTCTGGCGGTGTGAATATCGCTTCCGGTGCGTCAATGTTTGTTGATACACCTTCCTCTGGAAATTACAGCTTTAATAATGCCCTGACCGGCAACGGTTTACTTCAGGTGGGGTTACTTAACGCCAGTAATACTTTCCAGTTTGGTAGCGGAGCCGGTAATGCGTTTGCCGGTACGGTGCAACTGGGTAACAGCAGTTTTGCACTATCTGGTACTAATACCTCGGTACTAACCAATGCCACCTTACAGCTGGATAGTGGCAGCACCACCTCGGTAGGGGCTGGCACTCAGAATATTGGTGGATTGACGCTAAATGGCGGCTCGCTGATTTTTAATAATCTGGCGACTGGGGTGATTAACACCGGCGCGTTAACGCTGACTTCCGGAAGCGTCGCCATTGATCCCAGCGCGATTACTAATATTAGCGGTAATATTCTGGGTCAGGATGACGGCGTTGATTTTCGTTTAATTACCGCCAGCAGCGTAGCTGGCAGTGCTGCAAATCTGACGCTGACGGATCTTTCAGGTAATCCGGTGGTTGAAACCGCAGATGTTATTCAGAATAGCAATCTGGTTGCCATTGGCTCCTACGACTTCGCGCTGGGTGATGATGCTACCGGACTTTATACCCGCTACTCTCTGTCGCAGTTGGATTTGCAGAATGGGCAGACGTTAACGCTATCTGGCGATGCGACAGCGCCAACCGGTATGGATGAATTACATGCCAAAATCACCGGCAGCGGCAGCCTGCTAATCAATGCAACCAACAGTATTACCCTGAATAATCTGGCGAATGATTATAGCGGTGCCACCACGGTAGGTACCGGCTCGTTGATTCTTGGCAGTAATAATGCATTGGGGAATACCAGCGGTCTGACCATCAATAGTGGTGCTACCGCTAATCTGAATGGTAAAACTCAAACGATAGGTTTGCTAAACGGCGCAGGCAGTTTGAATGTTAATGCGGGTGATTTGGTTATTACTGGTGGTGGCTTCCTTAGCGGTGTTATCAGCGGTAGTGCCGGTAATCTTACCCTGCAAGGGGGGGATTTATTATTAACCGGTAATAACAGCTATACCGGTACCACCAATATTAATAGCGGCACAACGCTACAAATTGGCAACGGTAATACTACTGGGGATTATGCCGGAAATATTGCCAACAACGGTCAGGTTGTTTTTAACCGTAGCAATGCTTCATCCTATACCGGAATCATTAGCGGTAGTGGTTATCTGTCAAAATTTGGTACAGGTACGCTGACTCTGAGCGGTGTTAATACTTATCAGGGTGGTAGTCAAATCAGCTTCGGTACTGTGGTCGCTACTCAGGGTAACGCACTGGGAACTGGCACGGTTAACAATAATTCAACGCTGGAGTTGAATTTCGCCAGCGACAGTACACTCAGTAACGTTTTAACCGGGGCGGGTTATCTGGTAAAAACCGGTTCCGGTATAGCCACTCTGAACAGCCTTGGCTCCACCCAGGGCAATATTACGGTTAATCAGGGCACTTTAGCCTTCACCCAAGACGGCATATTTAATGCCACCAGTTTGACGACCGCCGATGGAGCAACAACCGATCTGGCAGGAGAGTCCATTCTAAACCTGAGCGGTGCATTAACTCAAAACAACACTTCCATATTAAATGTCGGCGTAGGCAGCGGCCAGACCGCAATTAACGCCGATACCGCCTCACTGGGCGGTACACTCAACATCACCGATTTCAATGCTAATGTACCGAATAACGCCAGTGCATTAATTGGTACTGAATTTACTGTTATTCATACCATCAATGGCATCACTAATGATTTTACTACCGTCGATCTGGATGGCGTGCAAAGTGATGTGGATTACCTGACGCTGGCCGGTCGGGTAGTTAACGGCGTGGACTACAATGTAGGTCTTCATTTGACCTGGCAGGCCGGTGCCTTATTAGGCAATGGGGTATTTACGCTGGGTGATGCCAGTGACCTGTTTAATGTGGATGTAGTACTGGCGGACCAGACCGGACCTTTTACCAGCAATTGGGATGGTAAAACGCTGACCAAAGAGGGCGCTGGTACCCTGCAACTCTCCTCGGTGAATACTTACACCGGTAGCACCCTGATTAATGGTGGCACCTTACAGACAGGCATTGCTAATGCCTTTGCTACCAGTAGTAATGTGACAGTGAATAGCGGCGCTACGCTGGATTTGAACAACTTTAATCAGCAAGCCAATAATCTGAGCGGCGGGGGAAGTATTACGCTGGGTAGCGCGGCATTAACCGCTAATAACAGTACAGATACCGCTTTTGGTGGTGTCATTAGTGGAACGGGTAATCTGATTAAAGACAGTACCGGAACCCTGACGCTGAGCGGTATTAATACCTATCAGGGGGGAACCACTATCAACACCGGTACCCTGAAGGTGACTCAGGGGGGGCTCTGGGAACCGGAGCCGTTAATAATAACGATATGTTGGAGCTGAATTTTTCCGGCATCAGTACATTAAGCAATGTGTTAAGCGGTACTGGTTATCTGATGAAAACCGGTACCGGTACCGCCATATTAGACAGTGTTGGTTCCAGCCAGGGCAATATTGTCGTTAATCAGGGGACTTTGGCTTTTGTTCAGGATGGGGTATTTAATGCCGACCATCTGACAACGGCTGACGGAGCCACCACCTCTCTGGCGGGAGAATCCATTCTGAACCTGAGTGGATCGCTAACCCAAAACAGTACTTCAGTATTGAATGTTGGTGTAGGCAGCGGTCAGACCGCGATTAATGCAGATACTGCCTCACTGGGCGGCACGCTTAATATTACTGATTTCAGCGTCAATGTACCAAATAACGCCAGTGCATTAGTCAGTACTGAATTTACTGTTATTCATACTACCAACGGCATCACCAATGACTTTTCTACTGTCGATTTGGGTGGCGCGCACAGCGATCTGGATTACCTGACGCTGGCGGGACGGGTAGTTAACGGCGTGGATTATAACGTTGGCCTTCACCTGACCTGGCAGGCCGGTGCTTTACTAGGCAACGGTATCTTTACGGTAGGCAATGCCAGCGACCTGTTTAATGTGGATCTCGTACTGGCGGACCAAACCGGGCCTTTTACCAGCAATTGGGATGGTAAAACTCTGACTAAAGAAGGCGCAGGCACGCTGCAACTCTCCTCGGTTAATACCTATACAGGTGACACTCTGATTAATGCAGGAACGCTGGAAACTGGCATTACTAATGCTTTTGCCACCAGCGGCAATGTAGTGGTGGCCAACGGCGCTACATTAAATCTGAATAACCTGGCTCAACAGGCTAATAATCTGAGCGGTGATGGGCATATCACATTAGGCAGCGCAATCTTAACAGCCAATAATACAGCAAGCAGTACCTTTAATGGTGATATTAGTGGTACCGGTAGCCTGGTTAAATCAGGAAACGGGACTTTGATATTGAGTGGGGTGAATAGTTACAGCGGC from Limnobaculum xujianqingii includes:
- a CDS encoding helix-turn-helix domain-containing protein; this encodes MYTPSSEFNTHIQVLLEAFLKSDKIEEVTIKKGSKYPITDRVFCIQKGVFPVYMNREDRLLSYAEGPTIFGLAYLYTPTIDHYIKTNKTSTILTLSIEEARRIIKEENLYESFICIQSHNVGLLFEMYERTITSSNYAFIRALLIDLDQSSNAVKESVTVASYIIKRSGLSRSYVMLVLSELRKGDYIHMEDGKLTGITSLPERF
- a CDS encoding autotransporter-associated beta strand repeat-containing protein; the encoded protein is MNKKHNIRNSSEHRFNSLHKAIVLAFPALYLSLSMPIQAATTLTEGQDIYTNGLNTGAYDLFLGGNVSWNTMFAMNNAAKTVITIDGNNYTITANGSSTQRLLDITQVSNTVSITNATITSKPFTGPRYSLIRLYQLNDKVDINLEGTTFLDIGPTDYNTYASADYGPILSIRGSTGGVMNVDGGTAGVLFKGNHGLADQPGVVGLYSNNTMNFTGKVTFDNNWTANYGGALTVFDIAGSKMSFAGETNFTNNHSSVFGGAIDFWGASAVMDFNGPATFTGNYVYGTTTNSFDYPDHVDDQHTRGGAINIGYLSPGATGLNLNFNNNTIFKGNFVIDPKTNYNALGGAVSAYGNGGNYNYFMNFNGATTFDGNYVYSLTGSGYGGAIYYDAGAAATLNLGQGSSVINNYAKTQGGGIYLKTGTINLKANGGDILFQGNRQGASFALIGSGPLYAPVVGSGNPNAIYLGGTGSLNLDTSAGNFIQFYDPIASVSTATITVNKTGAGEVLFHGNSSNPGDPLYNSDIQTNTNVNGGAFSLTNGVSYGNSGFGIFAVNNGGTVQGSNNSILQAKNININSGGTVAANGGIFNLNAGTGGVVSTAGRFGGFGTIVAPSISLSTSAANVSTADIAAGNTLILDSLLTNAGSFSKAGAGTLVLTKTNTYTGATSVSEGTLQANNTNVIAASSGLNITGGVFNLNNFNQTLKSLSGTGGAITTGTGVLTVNSTNTTSYAGTISGNGNLLKQGTGGLTLTGNVTLNAPGSELLVTGGSLNISGGSQTQITKGTVDSNAALNLSDTGTNVQFNDLYVGNSASSSSTFFINSGAQAHINNILYIGSLANSQGSVLVNGAGTLLDANSVLVGNGAGGGTLNLNNSGVLLTSKLQRGTGTIGAVDFNGGILQAKGDSTDFISGFSEGELTLGASGGTIDSNGFNIATDNIFNRTGRLTKIGSGTFTLTGVNTYTGGTSVSGGTLRLTGVGAVGSGGVNIASGASMFVDTPSSGNYSFNNALTGNGLLQVGLLNASNTFQFGSGAGNAFAGTVQLGNSSFALSGTNTSVLTNATLQLDSGSTTSVGAGTQNIGGLTLNGGSLIFNNLATGVINTGALTLTSGSVAIDPSAITNISGNILGQDDGVDFRLITASSVAGSAANLTLTDLSGNPVVETADVIQNSNLVAIGSYDFALGDDATGLYTRYSLSQLDLQNGQTLTLSGDATAPTGMDELHAKITGSGSLLINATNSITLNNLANDYSGATTVGTGSLILGSNNALGNTSGLTINSGATANLNGKTQTIGLLNGAGSLNVNAGDLVITGGGFLSGVISGSAGNLTLQGGDLLLTGNNSYTGTTNINSGTTLQIGNGNTTGDYAGNIANNGQVVFNRSNASSYTGIISGSGYLSKFGTGTLTLSGVNTYQGGSQISFGTVVATQGNALGTGTVNNNSTLELNFASDSTLSNVLTGAGYLVKTGSGIATLNSLGSTQGNITVNQGTLAFTQDGIFNATSLTTADGATTDLAGESILNLSGALTQNNTSILNVGVGSGQTAINADTASLGGTLNITDFNANVPNNASALIGTEFTVIHTINGITNDFTTVDLDGVQSDVDYLTLAGRVVNGVDYNVGLHLTWQAGALLGNGVFTLGDASDLFNVDVVLADQTGPFTSNWDGKTLTKEGAGTLQLSSVNTYTGSTLINGGTLQTGIANAFATSSNVTVNSGATLDLNNFNQQANNLSGGGSITLGSAALTANNSTDTAFGGVISGTGNLIKDSTGTLTLSGINTYQGGTTINTGTLKVTQGGLWEPEPLIITICWS